A window of the Streptomyces luomodiensis genome harbors these coding sequences:
- the sucC gene encoding ADP-forming succinate--CoA ligase subunit beta, which translates to MRERAMDLYEHQARELLDHGGVLVPRAEVVDSPEAARAAAERLGGRVVIKAQVKTGGRGKAGGVKRAEDPAAAELTARRILGMDIKGHTVHRVMVAEPVEVERELYLGFTLDRAAGRFLAIASAEGGMEIEEVAAHRPEAVARIAIDPAEGVTGAKAAEIAAAGHLPPETAGTIRRLWTVLTTHDALLVEVNPLVVTRDGAIVALDGKVTLDDNARFRQPSWDGSADRTEARADDRDRTRESLEARAAAAGLGYVKLDGQVGVIGNGAGLVMSTLDVVAGCGARPADFLDIGGGASARVMADGLSLVLDDPDVRSVLVNVFGGITACDAVADGIVRALDTVTLTKPLVVRLDGNNAARGRAILGQLAHPLVHQADTMDGAAARAAELAA; encoded by the coding sequence ATCAGGGAGCGGGCTATGGACCTGTACGAACATCAGGCACGGGAACTCCTCGACCACGGCGGGGTGTTGGTGCCCCGGGCGGAGGTCGTGGACTCGCCCGAAGCCGCCCGCGCGGCCGCCGAACGCCTCGGCGGACGCGTCGTCATCAAGGCCCAGGTGAAGACCGGCGGCCGGGGCAAGGCGGGCGGGGTGAAACGCGCCGAGGACCCGGCCGCGGCCGAGCTGACCGCGCGCCGGATCCTCGGCATGGACATCAAGGGCCACACCGTCCACCGGGTGATGGTGGCCGAACCGGTCGAGGTGGAGCGCGAGCTGTACCTCGGCTTCACCCTCGACCGGGCCGCGGGCCGGTTCCTGGCCATCGCCTCCGCCGAGGGCGGGATGGAGATCGAGGAGGTCGCCGCGCACCGCCCCGAGGCGGTGGCGCGGATCGCGATCGACCCGGCCGAGGGGGTGACCGGGGCGAAGGCCGCCGAGATCGCCGCCGCCGGCCACCTGCCGCCGGAGACGGCCGGGACCATCCGCCGGCTGTGGACCGTCCTGACCACCCACGACGCTCTGCTGGTCGAGGTCAACCCGCTGGTGGTGACCCGCGACGGCGCGATCGTGGCCCTGGACGGAAAGGTCACCCTGGACGACAACGCCCGCTTCCGGCAACCGTCATGGGACGGCTCCGCCGACCGCACCGAGGCCCGCGCCGACGACCGCGACCGCACCCGGGAGTCGCTGGAGGCCCGCGCCGCGGCCGCCGGACTCGGCTACGTCAAACTCGACGGCCAGGTGGGCGTCATCGGCAACGGCGCGGGCCTGGTCATGTCCACCCTGGACGTCGTGGCCGGCTGCGGCGCCCGCCCCGCCGACTTCCTCGACATCGGCGGCGGCGCCTCCGCCCGGGTGATGGCCGACGGACTGTCCCTCGTCCTCGACGACCCGGATGTGCGCTCGGTCCTGGTCAACGTCTTCGGCGGCATCACCGCCTGTGACGCGGTGGCCGACGGCATCGTACGCGCCCTGGACACCGTCACCCTCACCAAACCGCTGGTCGTCCGGCTCGACGGCAACAACGCCGCACGTGGCCGGGCCATCCTCGGCCAATTGGCTCATCCACTCGTCCACCAGGCCGACACCATGGACGGCGCCGCCGCGCGGGCCGCCGAACTCGCCGCGTAG
- the sucD gene encoding succinate--CoA ligase subunit alpha has translation MAIFLTKDSKVIVQGMTGAEGMKHTRRMLAAGTDVVGGVNPRKAGTRVDIDGRTVPVFGSVREAMDATGADVSVLFVPPPHAKAAVTEAADAGIPLAVVITEGIPVHDTVAFQAYARARATRIIGPNCPGLISPGQSNAGIIPADITKPGRIGLVSKSGTLTYQLMYELRDLGFSTCVGIGGDPVIGTTHIDALTAFEADPDTDLIVMIGEIGGEAEERAADFIRAHVTKPVVGYVAGFTAPEGRTMGHAGAIVSGSSGTAAAKKAALEAAGVRVGATPTETARLVLALLAEPSGNPA, from the coding sequence ATGGCCATCTTCCTCACCAAGGACAGCAAGGTCATCGTCCAGGGCATGACCGGCGCGGAGGGCATGAAGCACACCCGCCGGATGCTCGCCGCCGGCACCGATGTCGTCGGCGGCGTCAACCCGCGCAAGGCCGGCACCCGGGTCGACATCGACGGCCGTACGGTGCCCGTCTTCGGCTCCGTACGCGAGGCCATGGACGCCACCGGCGCCGACGTGAGCGTCCTGTTCGTCCCGCCGCCCCACGCCAAGGCCGCCGTCACCGAGGCCGCCGACGCCGGCATCCCGCTCGCCGTCGTCATCACCGAGGGCATCCCGGTCCACGACACGGTCGCCTTCCAGGCGTACGCACGGGCCCGCGCCACCAGGATCATCGGCCCCAACTGCCCCGGGCTGATCTCCCCGGGCCAGTCCAACGCCGGCATCATCCCCGCCGACATCACCAAACCGGGCCGGATCGGCCTGGTCTCCAAGTCCGGCACCCTCACCTACCAGCTGATGTACGAGCTGCGCGACCTCGGCTTCTCCACCTGCGTGGGCATCGGCGGCGACCCGGTCATCGGCACCACCCACATCGACGCGCTGACCGCCTTCGAGGCCGACCCCGACACCGACCTCATCGTGATGATCGGCGAGATCGGCGGCGAGGCGGAGGAGCGCGCCGCGGACTTCATCAGGGCCCACGTCACCAAGCCGGTCGTCGGCTATGTGGCGGGCTTCACCGCCCCCGAGGGCCGCACCATGGGCCACGCGGGCGCGATCGTCTCCGGTTCCTCGGGCACCGCCGCGGCCAAGAAGGCGGCGCTGGAGGCGGCGGGTGTGCGGGTAGGAGCGACCCCCACGGAAACCGCCCGGCTGGTGTTGGCCCTTCTGGCCGAACCATCCGGCAACCCAGCGTGA
- a CDS encoding aldehyde dehydrogenase family protein — MAPTLTLKPGTAWDDAWQRCLALAPEAFQDDRVLNLWDGTWHRDGRALPATTPVDGTPIAGPPRLDATTAHQAVRASLDQHRRWRHIALPERRARVAATLDALAEHRELLALLLVWEIGKPWRLAQADVDRAIDGVRWYVGEIDRMTEGRAPLPGPVSNIASWNYPMSVLAHAMLVQALAGNAVIAKTPTDGGLACLTLACALAAREGIPVTLLSGSGGELSEALVRSPEIGCVSFVGGRDTGARVATAVADLGKRHILEQEGLNAWGVWNYTDWDALAPLIRKTFDYGKQRCTAYPRFVVQRSSFDAFLSVYLPAVRAIRVGHPLAVENPSDHLPDLDFGPLINAAKAKELSDQVAEAIDRGAVPLHRGDLADGHFLPGQDLSAYAAPVTLLNPPSTSPLHHAEPFGPVDTLVLVDTEAELLAAMNASNGALVATLSCDDPATFDRLAPQIRAFKTGHGTPRSRGDRAELFGGFGASWRGAFVGGDLLVRAVTEGPEPERLPGNFPDYQLLPD, encoded by the coding sequence ATGGCACCCACCCTCACCCTCAAACCCGGAACCGCCTGGGACGACGCCTGGCAGCGCTGTCTGGCCCTCGCCCCCGAGGCGTTCCAGGACGACCGAGTCCTCAACCTCTGGGACGGCACCTGGCACCGCGACGGCCGGGCCCTCCCCGCCACCACCCCCGTCGACGGCACCCCGATCGCGGGCCCGCCCCGGCTCGACGCCACCACCGCCCACCAGGCCGTACGCGCCTCCCTCGACCAGCACCGCCGCTGGCGCCACATCGCCCTCCCGGAGCGCCGGGCGCGGGTGGCCGCCACCCTCGACGCCCTCGCCGAACACCGTGAGCTGCTCGCCCTCCTCCTGGTGTGGGAGATCGGCAAACCCTGGCGGCTGGCCCAGGCCGATGTGGACCGGGCCATCGACGGCGTCCGCTGGTACGTGGGGGAGATCGACCGCATGACCGAGGGCCGCGCCCCGCTGCCCGGCCCGGTCTCCAACATCGCCAGCTGGAACTACCCGATGAGCGTCCTCGCCCACGCCATGCTCGTCCAGGCACTGGCCGGCAACGCCGTCATCGCCAAGACCCCGACCGACGGCGGACTGGCCTGCCTCACCCTCGCCTGCGCGCTCGCCGCCCGCGAGGGCATCCCGGTCACCCTCCTCAGCGGCAGCGGCGGTGAGCTCTCCGAGGCCCTGGTCCGCTCACCCGAGATCGGCTGCGTCTCCTTCGTCGGCGGCCGCGACACCGGCGCCCGGGTCGCCACCGCCGTCGCCGACCTCGGCAAACGCCACATCCTGGAACAGGAGGGGCTCAACGCCTGGGGCGTCTGGAACTACACCGACTGGGACGCCCTCGCCCCGCTGATCCGCAAGACCTTCGACTACGGCAAGCAGCGCTGCACCGCCTATCCGCGCTTCGTCGTCCAGCGCTCGTCCTTCGACGCCTTCCTGTCCGTCTACCTCCCGGCGGTGCGCGCCATCCGCGTGGGCCACCCGCTGGCGGTGGAGAACCCCTCCGACCACCTCCCCGACCTGGACTTCGGCCCCCTGATCAACGCGGCCAAGGCCAAGGAGCTGAGCGATCAGGTGGCCGAGGCCATCGACCGCGGCGCCGTCCCCCTCCACCGCGGCGACCTCGCCGACGGCCACTTCCTCCCCGGCCAGGACCTCTCCGCCTACGCCGCCCCCGTCACCCTCCTCAACCCGCCCTCGACCTCCCCGCTGCACCACGCCGAGCCCTTCGGCCCGGTCGACACCCTCGTCCTGGTCGACACCGAGGCCGAGCTGCTCGCCGCCATGAACGCCAGCAACGGCGCCCTCGTCGCCACCCTCTCCTGCGACGACCCGGCCACCTTCGACCGCCTGGCCCCCCAGATCCGCGCCTTCAAAACCGGCCACGGCACCCCCCGCTCCCGCGGCGACCGCGCCGAACTCTTCGGCGGCTTCGGCGCCTCCTGGCGCGGCGCCTTCGTCGGCGGCGACCTGCTGGTCCGCGCCGTCACCGAGGGCCCCGAGCCCGAGCGCCTCCCCGGCAACTTCCCCGACTACCAGCTGCTGCCCGACTGA
- a CDS encoding zinc ribbon domain-containing protein has protein sequence MYRGRITCGICTRRMQGQWSHGDAYYRCRFPEEYALANRVHHPRNIYLRESWITVPLDSWLATVFLPHRLDDTIDLMATTAAAPEPESAAVAAAREAIADCDAKLATHRAALEAGADPTLVTQWIAETQTRRARAEAELRTASKGPGTRMSRDEIARLVRSISDLTTVIQQAEAEDKAEIYRLLGLRLTYAPAQATVHAEVTLDPKNDKSPRSTNNRGEMVRVRGGT, from the coding sequence CTGTACCGCGGACGCATTACCTGCGGGATCTGCACACGTCGGATGCAAGGACAGTGGTCCCACGGCGACGCCTACTACCGCTGCCGCTTCCCCGAGGAATACGCCCTGGCCAACCGCGTCCACCACCCGCGCAACATCTACCTGCGCGAGAGCTGGATCACCGTGCCACTCGACAGCTGGCTGGCGACCGTGTTCCTGCCGCACCGGCTCGACGACACGATCGACCTCATGGCGACGACCGCAGCGGCACCCGAACCAGAGTCCGCCGCTGTCGCGGCCGCCCGTGAGGCCATCGCCGACTGCGATGCCAAGCTGGCCACCCACCGAGCCGCCCTCGAAGCCGGCGCCGACCCCACCCTCGTCACACAGTGGATCGCCGAGACACAAACCCGTCGGGCCAGGGCCGAAGCCGAACTCCGTACGGCATCGAAGGGGCCGGGCACGAGAATGTCCCGCGATGAGATCGCCCGGCTCGTCCGGTCCATCAGCGATCTGACGACCGTCATTCAGCAAGCCGAGGCCGAAGACAAGGCCGAGATCTACCGCCTGCTGGGGCTCCGGCTCACCTACGCTCCAGCGCAAGCGACCGTGCACGCCGAGGTCACGCTCGACCCGAAGAACGACAAATCCCCACGGTCGACGAACAACCGTGGGGAAATGGTACGTGTCCGAGGGGGGACTTGA
- a CDS encoding glycosyltransferase yields MLLSTYGSRGDVEPLVGLAVRLRELGTQVQVCAPPDEDFAQRLGGVGVPLVPVSRSARALTKEAPPASSLPQRAAEVIAGQFDAVTAAAEGCDVLVATGMMPAAAGALSVAEMLGIRSVSVTFQQLTLPAPHRRPLAYPGRPFPPEVTDNRVLWDLDAQSIDALFGEALNTNRAAAGLPPVKHVRDYVIGNQPWLATDPILDPWQETPDLDVVQTGAWMVPDERPLPAELVAFLEADAPPVYVGFGSMPMHASTDVAQVAIEAVRAQGRRVVIGRGWADLALIDGREDCFAVGEVNHQALFGRVAAVVHHGGAGTTTTAARVGAPQVVVPQLADQPYWAGRVAELGIGAAHDGPTPTFESLSAALSTALSPETRARATAVAGTIRTNGATVAAKLLLDTVSGKRPAMSV; encoded by the coding sequence GTGTTGTTATCGACTTATGGGTCGCGCGGGGACGTCGAACCGCTGGTGGGACTCGCGGTGCGGTTACGGGAACTCGGCACGCAGGTGCAGGTGTGCGCGCCGCCGGACGAGGACTTCGCGCAGCGGTTGGGCGGTGTGGGCGTGCCGCTGGTGCCCGTCAGCCGGTCGGCGCGGGCGTTGACGAAGGAGGCCCCGCCGGCGTCGAGCCTGCCGCAGCGCGCGGCTGAGGTGATCGCCGGGCAGTTCGACGCGGTCACCGCGGCGGCCGAGGGATGCGACGTGCTGGTGGCGACAGGGATGATGCCAGCCGCGGCCGGAGCGCTGTCGGTGGCCGAGATGCTGGGCATCCGATCCGTGTCCGTGACCTTCCAGCAGCTCACCCTGCCGGCGCCGCACCGCCGGCCACTGGCGTATCCGGGGCGGCCGTTCCCGCCGGAGGTGACCGACAACCGGGTGCTGTGGGATCTGGACGCTCAGAGCATCGACGCGCTGTTCGGCGAGGCGCTCAACACGAACCGGGCGGCGGCCGGTCTGCCCCCGGTGAAGCACGTCCGCGACTACGTCATCGGCAACCAGCCATGGCTGGCGACGGACCCGATCCTGGATCCGTGGCAGGAGACACCCGACCTCGACGTCGTTCAGACCGGCGCGTGGATGGTGCCGGACGAACGCCCGCTCCCGGCCGAGTTGGTGGCGTTCCTGGAGGCCGACGCGCCACCGGTGTACGTGGGCTTCGGCAGCATGCCGATGCACGCCTCGACGGACGTCGCCCAGGTGGCCATCGAGGCGGTCCGCGCGCAGGGCCGCCGCGTCGTCATCGGGCGCGGCTGGGCGGACCTGGCGCTGATCGACGGCCGGGAGGACTGCTTCGCCGTCGGCGAGGTCAACCATCAGGCACTGTTCGGCCGGGTAGCCGCTGTCGTGCACCATGGCGGCGCGGGTACGACGACGACGGCCGCCCGGGTCGGCGCCCCCCAGGTAGTGGTTCCCCAGTTGGCGGATCAGCCGTACTGGGCCGGCCGGGTGGCCGAGTTGGGCATCGGCGCGGCACACGACGGTCCGACCCCGACCTTCGAATCCCTGTCGGCCGCGCTGAGCACGGCCCTGAGCCCCGAGACCCGCGCACGAGCGACCGCCGTGGCCGGCACGATCCGCACCAACGGGGCGACGGTGGCCGCGAAGCTGCTGCTCGACACGGTCAGCGGAAAAAGGCCGGCAATGTCCGTGTAA
- a CDS encoding IclR family transcriptional regulator domain-containing protein, with translation MRLGDGFGGGLAVVDAFSRTWGVEILDGGKRVWAELESTLGPRIAQLAAAGDGVPAANAWADRLVALRDATGAFAVRLHQLHSPATRVCIAEVLDLHAPQRSLLGRLAPLRADPVTLTFLTWQSSRSGGAGVSAAVPYRADTLARTRRRGWVQGFGGRDNCVAIVAAPVLDRRKRVVAVLEISGPVAVLTDTPGRTHGESLIAVASESDVISECLYRKGAAVPGAPAQRVSSLHLLTTRRRTG, from the coding sequence ATGCGCCTGGGCGACGGCTTCGGGGGCGGCCTCGCTGTCGTCGACGCGTTCTCGCGGACCTGGGGCGTCGAGATCCTGGACGGTGGGAAAAGGGTCTGGGCCGAGCTGGAGAGCACCCTCGGACCGCGTATCGCCCAGCTGGCGGCTGCGGGTGACGGCGTTCCCGCGGCGAACGCGTGGGCCGACAGGCTCGTCGCCTTGCGTGATGCGACCGGCGCATTCGCTGTCCGCCTACATCAGCTCCACAGTCCCGCCACACGGGTCTGTATCGCTGAGGTCCTGGACCTTCACGCACCGCAGCGCTCACTGCTCGGCCGGCTCGCACCTCTGAGGGCTGACCCTGTCACCTTGACGTTCCTCACCTGGCAGTCGAGCCGGTCCGGTGGTGCAGGAGTCTCCGCCGCCGTTCCTTACAGGGCCGACACGCTGGCCCGGACTCGGCGCCGGGGTTGGGTGCAGGGCTTCGGCGGCCGTGACAACTGTGTCGCCATCGTCGCTGCTCCCGTCCTGGACCGGCGCAAGCGAGTTGTGGCCGTCTTGGAGATCTCCGGTCCGGTCGCGGTCCTCACCGATACTCCGGGGCGGACGCATGGCGAGTCACTGATCGCCGTTGCATCGGAGAGCGACGTGATCAGTGAATGCCTCTACCGCAAAGGCGCTGCAGTACCCGGCGCGCCGGCACAGAGGGTGAGCAGCCTGCACCTGCTGACCACCAGGCGGAGGACCGGATGA
- a CDS encoding Scr1 family TA system antitoxin-like transcriptional regulator, with translation MKTAFQGKIRPPREGEAPAAAALVVGAYLRAVRLSRGVSGKEAAWAIGGSAAKVSRLETGRLHRVADVIRLLEYYGIDGKAHLRAVDHLLQKPHRHVLHDAVPGWLDRLHACQRQADSTVIHTGHALPDFLRIPDYPVGLMAQHFRAELQLHVPPRAPLTAGTGEDVTLLLDEMGLHRPLGEPDVMPDQVAHLQQLTRSPQGPRILVVPQRVLPPRGLLLYQMTLHGHTLVAEERADFVIYHTGEALGPWQHRLRVAMDAAVPLDDAAVCVNDGARPR, from the coding sequence ATGAAAACAGCGTTCCAAGGCAAGATCCGGCCTCCGCGTGAGGGTGAGGCGCCCGCTGCCGCTGCGCTGGTCGTCGGGGCGTACCTGCGGGCCGTACGGCTCTCGCGTGGCGTGAGCGGCAAAGAGGCCGCGTGGGCGATTGGTGGTTCGGCAGCTAAGGTGTCGCGGCTGGAGACCGGCCGTCTGCACCGCGTTGCGGATGTCATCAGACTCCTGGAGTACTACGGCATCGATGGCAAAGCGCACCTGCGCGCCGTCGACCACCTGTTGCAGAAGCCGCACCGGCACGTGCTGCACGACGCGGTGCCGGGCTGGCTGGACCGGCTCCACGCCTGCCAGCGCCAGGCGGACAGCACGGTCATCCACACCGGACATGCCCTTCCGGACTTCCTGCGCATCCCGGACTACCCGGTGGGTCTGATGGCCCAGCACTTCCGCGCCGAGCTGCAACTCCATGTCCCGCCACGCGCGCCACTGACCGCCGGCACCGGCGAGGATGTGACGCTGCTGCTGGACGAGATGGGGTTGCACAGGCCCCTCGGCGAACCGGACGTGATGCCGGACCAGGTCGCGCATCTGCAGCAGCTCACCAGGTCGCCACAGGGACCGCGGATTCTGGTGGTGCCTCAGCGGGTCTTACCGCCCCGCGGCCTCCTGCTGTACCAGATGACACTCCACGGGCACACCCTCGTCGCGGAGGAACGGGCCGACTTCGTCATCTACCACACCGGTGAGGCCCTGGGCCCCTGGCAGCACAGGCTGCGAGTCGCCATGGACGCCGCCGTGCCCCTCGATGACGCAGCAGTGTGCGTGAACGATGGGGCGCGCCCCCGTTGA
- a CDS encoding (2Fe-2S) ferredoxin domain-containing protein → MSRRARKAAPATAGAARCTVTVCRGCCCGTPKIPGVDHAAQLAGLRRALEGTAQVRVTDCLDACEHANVIVVQPSTAGRAAGGRPIWLGLVNDLDATDDIAAWVRSGGPGLADPPDVLDLYAFTPSRRIRQAVDG, encoded by the coding sequence GTGAGCCGCCGCGCCCGCAAGGCCGCCCCCGCCACCGCCGGGGCAGCCCGCTGTACCGTCACCGTCTGCCGCGGCTGCTGCTGCGGCACCCCCAAGATCCCCGGCGTCGACCACGCCGCCCAGCTCGCCGGACTGCGCCGGGCGCTGGAGGGCACCGCTCAGGTACGGGTGACCGACTGCCTGGACGCCTGCGAACACGCCAACGTCATCGTCGTCCAGCCCTCCACCGCCGGACGAGCCGCCGGCGGACGCCCCATCTGGCTGGGCCTGGTCAACGACCTCGACGCCACCGACGACATCGCAGCCTGGGTGCGCTCGGGCGGCCCTGGGCTCGCCGACCCGCCCGACGTGCTCGACCTGTATGCGTTCACCCCCTCCCGCCGTATCCGCCAAGCCGTCGACGGCTGA
- a CDS encoding heavy metal translocating P-type ATPase: MSSTLTRPAPPGDAAREAVAPRRRTRIFALPEARWAAAALVLFLIALPLYLTGAPAWAWGPLFAFTYATGGWEPGWAGLQALREKTLDVDLLMVVAALGAAAIGQVLDGALLIVIFATSGALEAIATARTADSVRGLLDLAPTTATRLADDGTEETVPTDQLSVGDTILVRPGERIGADGRVLDGASEVDQATITGEPLPVAKEEGDEVFAGTLNGTGALRVKVERDPSDSVIARIVAMVEEASETKAPTQLFIEKVEQRYSIGMVAATLALFVLPLIFGADLQSTLLRAMTFMIVASPCAVVLATMPPLLSAIANAGRHGVLVKSAVVMERLGQVDAVALDKTGTLTEGTPRVTDIRPLASSGLSEDELLRLAAAAEHPSEHPLARAIVDAARARDLDIPLVEDFASSPGTGVSAKVEGRTVAVGSPARLLDNPTSHPTATAAARLEEEGRTAVLVTLHGTPVGVLGIADRLREEAAATVTTLGELTSTAPVLVTGDNPRAAARLADEVGITDVRAGLLPQDKVSAVQEMEQAGRKVLVVGDGVNDAPALAAAHTGIAMGRAGSDLALETADAVVVRDELATIPTVVRLSRQARRLVVQNLVIAGIFITGLVIWDLVGHLPLPLGVAGHEGSTVIVGLNGLRLLADGTWRRARTGTGR; encoded by the coding sequence ATGTCTTCCACTCTCACCCGTCCGGCCCCGCCTGGCGACGCTGCGCGCGAAGCGGTGGCGCCCAGGCGCAGGACCCGGATCTTCGCGCTGCCCGAGGCCCGCTGGGCGGCCGCGGCGCTGGTGCTGTTCCTGATCGCGCTGCCGCTGTATCTGACCGGGGCGCCGGCCTGGGCGTGGGGACCGCTGTTCGCCTTCACCTACGCCACCGGCGGCTGGGAACCCGGCTGGGCCGGATTGCAGGCGCTGCGGGAGAAGACCCTGGATGTCGACCTGCTGATGGTGGTTGCGGCACTGGGGGCGGCGGCGATCGGGCAGGTGCTGGACGGTGCGCTGCTGATTGTCATCTTCGCCACCTCCGGCGCTCTGGAGGCGATCGCCACCGCTCGCACCGCCGACTCCGTACGCGGCCTGCTCGATCTCGCCCCGACGACCGCGACTCGGCTCGCCGACGACGGCACCGAGGAGACGGTGCCGACCGATCAGCTCAGTGTGGGCGACACCATCCTGGTGCGGCCCGGCGAGCGGATCGGCGCCGACGGCAGGGTGCTGGACGGGGCCAGTGAGGTCGACCAGGCCACCATCACCGGCGAGCCCCTCCCCGTCGCCAAGGAAGAGGGCGACGAGGTCTTCGCCGGCACCCTGAACGGCACCGGCGCCCTGCGGGTGAAGGTCGAGCGCGACCCCTCGGACTCGGTGATCGCCCGAATCGTGGCCATGGTCGAGGAAGCCTCCGAGACCAAGGCGCCCACCCAGCTGTTCATCGAGAAGGTCGAGCAGCGCTACAGCATCGGCATGGTCGCCGCCACCCTCGCCCTGTTCGTCCTTCCCCTCATCTTCGGCGCCGATCTGCAGTCCACCCTGCTGCGCGCCATGACCTTCATGATCGTCGCCTCGCCCTGTGCGGTGGTGCTGGCCACGATGCCGCCGCTGCTGTCCGCCATCGCCAACGCCGGACGCCACGGCGTGCTGGTCAAGTCCGCGGTGGTCATGGAGCGCCTCGGGCAGGTGGACGCGGTTGCCCTGGACAAGACCGGCACGCTGACCGAGGGAACCCCCCGTGTGACCGACATCCGCCCGCTGGCCTCCTCCGGCCTGAGCGAGGATGAGCTGCTGCGGCTGGCAGCGGCGGCCGAGCACCCCAGCGAGCACCCGCTGGCCCGCGCGATCGTGGACGCCGCCCGCGCCCGCGACCTCGACATCCCGCTGGTGGAGGACTTCGCCTCCTCCCCGGGAACCGGGGTGAGCGCGAAGGTCGAGGGCCGCACCGTCGCGGTCGGCAGTCCCGCCCGCCTCCTGGACAATCCCACCAGCCACCCGACCGCCACAGCGGCCGCGAGGCTGGAGGAAGAGGGCCGCACGGCCGTGCTGGTCACGCTGCACGGCACGCCGGTGGGGGTGCTGGGCATCGCCGACCGGCTGCGCGAGGAGGCCGCTGCCACCGTCACAACCCTGGGAGAGCTGACGAGCACCGCCCCGGTGCTGGTCACCGGCGACAACCCGCGCGCGGCCGCCCGGCTCGCCGACGAGGTCGGCATCACCGACGTCCGCGCCGGCTTGCTGCCGCAGGACAAGGTGAGTGCTGTGCAGGAGATGGAGCAGGCCGGGCGGAAAGTGCTGGTGGTCGGCGACGGGGTCAACGACGCCCCCGCACTCGCCGCCGCCCACACCGGCATCGCCATGGGCCGCGCCGGGTCCGACCTCGCCCTGGAGACCGCCGACGCCGTCGTGGTCCGCGATGAACTGGCCACCATCCCCACCGTTGTCCGCCTCTCCCGCCAAGCGCGCCGCCTGGTGGTGCAGAACCTGGTCATCGCCGGGATCTTCATCACCGGACTGGTCATCTGGGACCTGGTCGGCCACCTGCCCCTGCCGCTGGGTGTCGCAGGCCACGAGGGCTCCACCGTCATCGTCGGCCTCAACGGCCTGCGCCTGCTCGCCGACGGCACCTGGCGCCGCGCCCGCACCGGGACCGGCCGGTGA
- a CDS encoding ArsR/SmtB family transcription factor codes for MGHGAAPPTTNVPRARLDAAGAAKVATTLQALATPSRLLILARLREGPLPATELAAEVGMEQSACSHQLRLLRNLGLVTGTRKGRSVVYALYDNHVAELLDQALYHVEHLRLGMSDAAAPAQEPERDTAAITSA; via the coding sequence ATGGGTCACGGAGCCGCACCGCCTACCACGAACGTCCCGCGCGCACGCCTGGACGCAGCCGGCGCCGCCAAGGTCGCCACCACCCTGCAGGCCCTGGCCACCCCCTCACGCCTGCTCATCCTCGCCCGCCTGCGCGAAGGCCCCCTGCCGGCGACCGAGCTGGCCGCCGAAGTCGGCATGGAGCAGTCCGCCTGCTCCCACCAGCTGCGGCTGCTGCGCAACCTCGGCCTGGTCACCGGCACCCGCAAGGGCCGCTCAGTCGTCTACGCGCTCTACGACAACCACGTCGCCGAACTCCTCGACCAAGCCCTCTACCATGTCGAGCATCTCCGCCTCGGCATGAGCGACGCCGCAGCGCCCGCCCAGGAGCCGGAGCGCGACACCGCCGCCATCACGAGTGCCTGA
- a CDS encoding recombinase family protein: MTALRGSRRCRYRSAAARVGRDSRARPSRRRRPPRRPNRSGGYARCSTAQQELQSQLDVLEPVCKRNFSEKISTRLKTWPELEKALKLAYDLQEAARPGSHPHHPRAQAPRPPN; encoded by the coding sequence GTGACCGCGCTCCGGGGGAGCCGGAGGTGCCGGTACCGCAGTGCCGCGGCCCGGGTCGGCCGTGACAGCCGGGCCCGCCCGTCCAGACGGCGCCGGCCGCCGCGGCGTCCAAACCGATCCGGAGGGTACGCGCGTTGCTCGACCGCCCAGCAGGAGTTGCAGAGCCAGCTGGATGTGCTCGAACCGGTGTGCAAGCGGAACTTCTCCGAGAAGATCAGCACGCGCCTGAAGACATGGCCGGAACTGGAGAAGGCGCTGAAGCTGGCGTACGACCTCCAGGAGGCCGCCCGACCAGGAAGCCATCCTCACCATCCACGAGCTCAAGCGCCTAGACCGCCGAACTGA